GACGTTTGTGCTAAAAGGGGGAGAAATCCGTGTGCTGGTGGCTGTACCCCTGGGGGAGGGTGCCTTGGAGGTGGAGCGCCGGGCCCGCCTATTTGTGCCCAGTGGGTGGCCCGGTTTCTTTTTGACGGTGGTGGTAGGGGTTTGGACCTGGCTTAGGTTACATGGCCTAATTCGGAGAACCCTAGGTTTCCAATTGGGTGCCGCGCGCGAACGCCTATCGGTACTAGGTGGAGCCTTGGACAACCTGGACGAGGGAGTGCTGGTTTTGAGGGAAGATCTGGTGGAACTCTTAAACCCGCGGGCTTTGGAACTCCTTGCTCTGCCCAAAGGGGCCATACCCCCTTTGTCCCTGGATAGGGTGTGGCCTGCCCTCCGGGAGGTGCTACGCCAAGGGGTGGAGGAAGCGATCCTGGCGCTTCCTAGCCACCGCCGGGCACGGGTGCGGATTTTGGGAGGGGGGACCCGGCAGGTGGTTGTCATTCAGGATCAGGCGGAACTCCTTCGCTTGGCGGAGTCCCTCACCCAAAGCCGACGGACTTTGGATCTATTGCGGGCGCAAGCCCATGAGTTTCGCAACACACTTCATGTGCTAGGGGGGTTGCTGGAGCTGGGCAAGGTGGAGGAGGCTCTTAGGCTCATTCAGGGGGAGCTGGGTGCTGAGGAGCATCTGGAGGCGCTTCTTTCCCATGTAGAGCTTCCCCTGGTGGCCGCTTTGCTCTTAGGAAAGGTCCGTAGGGCCCGTGAGCTAGGGGTGGAGCTGGAGGTGGAGGGGATCCTTCCCTTTCGATTTGCCCCTTTGGCTGAAGTGTTGGTAGCTGCGGTGGGCCACCTCTTAGAGAATGCTTTGGAAGCTGTTTCCAATCAGCCGAGGGGCAAGGTGGTAGTGCGTTTCTGGGAGGACAAGGGGTTGTGGCTGGAGGTGCGGGACAACGGCCCTGGTGTGCCCTCAGGGCTGAGCAAGGTTCTCTTCTCGCCGGGAGTAAGCGGCAAGGGCAGGGATAGAGGTTATGGCCTGGCCCTCACCCGCTCGCAAGTGGAGGCATATGGGGGTAGGCTTGGGTACTATAGGGAGGGCGAATGGACGGTATTCTACGCCCATTTCCCGGAGGTTCTGTGGGCCGGTGCCTAATCGTGGAGGACGATCGTCGGGTGGCTTCCTTGCACCGGGCTTTTTTGGAGGCTGAAGGCATCCAAGTGGTATATGTGGCTCAAGGATTTAGAGAGGCCCTGGAGGCCCTGGAATCCCTTCGAGATCTGGATTTGGTTCTTTTAGATCTTTACCTGCCCGATGGTCATGGTTTGGATCTACTGCCTAAGCTCTTGGGGATATATACAATCGTGATCACCGCCGCCAAGGATGTGCCGACGGTGGAAAGGGCCCTTTTGGGTGGGGCCATGGATTATTTGGTAAAACCTTTTAGTAGAGGCAGATTCCAGGAGGCTCTGGTGCGCTTTCGAGCTTTTGTCTCCCTGAACACCAAGAGGGAGGTGTCCCAACAAGACCTGGACCGGATTTTGGCTCGGCGGCGCTTCGATAAGGGCTTCGATCCCCTTACTCGGGAGGAGGTGCTAAAGGTACTCTCTGCTTCGGGGAAGCCTGTGACAGCTGAGGATGTGGCCAAGGCCCTTGGAATTTCCCGGGTGACGGCCTGGAGGTACCTGGAAAGACTCTGCCAGGAGGGGGTGCTGGAGGTTCGCACCTCGTATGGCCAACCGGGTAGGCCTTCCCGGATCTATCAACTGAAGGGCTCGCAGGATAACCTAGGGAGTCGGTAGGCGTTTGGATACCTCGGCCCTCGTTCGACGCTTTCGGTTGCAGGAGTGACCTCTGAGAATGCGTCGCTATGCCCAAACTTTGGCTACGCCGCAGAGGGCGCTGGCCGGGATCTGTCCTAGGGCCTAGACTTTTCCCTTTCAGGCCGGTTTGTGCCGGTTGCTAAGGATACGATAGGACCAGAAAGAGTGGGGAGTTCCTGTAAGTTGGCTTTTGGTAGACTTGTGTGCATCAGGGGGTGGTCCATGAGGTGGAGCCTGCTCGCCTATCTCGTCCTGGGGGTCTTAAGCCCGGTTTTGGCCCAGAAGCCACAGGTCCTCATCGGTACCGGGGGTGTGGGAGGGGTTTACTTTTACTACGGCACCGCGGTGGCGGAGATCCTCAACAAAGCGGGGGTGGTCCAGGCTCAAGCCATGCAGTCCGGGGGATCCATAGAGAATCTCATGCTCCTGCGCGATCGCACGGATGCCTCGAGGGGTGTCTATTACTGCGGAACCGCCCTCCCCGATGCGGCCCTGATGGCCCATCAGGGGGAGGAACGTTTTCAAGGGAAGCCTGCCCCCGTGCGGATCCTCTTCACCATGTACCCCAACTACTTCCACGTGGTGACCACGGAGGGTAGCGGGATTCGCGTGCTTCAGGATTTGAAGGGGAAGCGGGTCTCCACGGAGGTGCCCGGGGGTATCATCGAGTACGAGGCCCGGATCCTAATGTCCGCTGCCATTCCAGGGTTTGATCCACGGGTGCACTTTGCCAAATGGGAAAGGACCCGGGTGGCTGAAAGCGCCCAGATGCTTTCCGAGGGCAACCTAGATGCCTTCTTCTGGTCGGGTGGGCTCCCTACGGGGAGTATCGTGGAGCTTGCGGGAAGCCTTTCCCGGAAAGGAAAGCGCCTATACCTTGTTCCGCTTCCCAAGGAGAGCACCTCGGTTCAGGTCCTTATGCGCCGCTTTCCCGGAGTGGTAGATACGGGGGTTATTCCCAAGAGTGTGTATAACACCCGCTACGATACGCCAACCCTTACCTTTTGGAACGTCTTTGTGTGCCCGGCTAGCCTTCCCGAGGACGTAGCCTACGGCATGGTCAAAGCTGTGTTTGAAAACCTTTCCGCCCTGCATGCGGCGGTGGCCCCAGCCCGGGACACCACCCTGGAAAACGCCGTGCGTTCCCGGGGAGGAAGGATTCCCTACCATGAGGGAGCCATACGCTTTTTCCGTGAGAAGGGGGTCTGGCGCTGAGCCGACTGCCTTTTAGAAGGGTTTCACCTCTACCCCTGCTTCCTCCAGCGCCCTGCGCACCGCCAGTGCCACCTCGGGGGCGTTGGGGTTGTCCCCGTGGATGCAAAGGGTTTCCGCCTTGACCTCCACCTCCCCGCCATCCAGGGCCTCGACTTTTCCTTCTAGAACCATCCTGAGGGCCCGCCTGGCTGCCTCCTTGGGATCGCTGATCCAGCTTCCCGGGAGGGAGCGGGGGGCCAGCTGGCCGTTTTTCAGATACGCCCGTTCGGGAAAGGCCTCGAGGACCACCCTTAGCCCTGCCCTCCGGGCCTCCTCCTCGTACACCGTGCCGGGAAGCACCACCAAGGGCACTTCGGGGTCAAAGGCCTTCACCGCCTCGGCGATGGCCCGGGCGGTTTCCCGGTCGCGGCAGGCTCTGAGGTAGAGGGCCCCGTGGGGCTTCACGTGGTGAAGGCTTAGCCCTTCCGTCTTCAGGAAGGCGTAGAGGGCTCCTATCTGGTAGAGGACGTCCGCATAGACTTCCTCGGGGCTCAGGGCCATATCCCTGCGACCAAAGCCCACCAGGTCGGGGAAGCCCGGGTGGGCTCCCACCGCCACTCCATGGGCCTTGGCAAGGGCCACCGCCTCCCTTATGCGGGTGGGGCTTCCCCCATGAAAGCCGCAGGCCAGGTTCACCGAGGTCACCAGGGGAAAGATTTCCCGATCGTGACCGTAGGTAAAGGTCCCATAGGATTCCCCAGCGTCAGCGTTGAGGTCTATGAGCATGGCCACCCCCTTACAGGGAAAGCTTAACCTCCCTTCCCCCATAGAAGAAGCCCAGCTCGGCCTGGGTTTCCGCCACAAAGGTGTTTCCCTTACGTGCCAAAGGGACATCGTGCCCGGGGAAGATGCGCGGGTATTGCAGGATGCGTCCCCGGGTTTCCAGGGCTAGCTGGGGGTTCCAACAGGGGGGCGCAGGAGGACCTTCCAGATCGAAGCGGCTCTTGAGCGCATCGCTTACCAGGATTCCCACACCTTCCACCTCGAGGCCCAATAGACCCGGGGTGTGCCCGGGCAGGTGAAGAAGACGGAGCCCTGGGAGAAGTTCTTCCTCCCCCACGGTTACCTCGCGAATCCGCATTTGGTCCAGGAGGGGGAGGAGGGTGTAGAGGCAGGCGGGATCCTCGAGGGGATTTCGGGCTACCCTCTTTGCGTGTGTCCACTCCAGCTTGTGCAGAATGATCTCTGCTTGAGGGAAGAGGTCCACGTTGGCCGCATGGTCAAAGTGCAGATGGCTTACGACCACCACCTCCACCCTCTCAGGCGGTATGCCTAGGTCTTTGAGGCGGTGATAAAGCCCCTCCCTTTCGCCGAAGCCCAGGGTGTCGTAGAGAACCGTCC
The genomic region above belongs to Thermus antranikianii DSM 12462 and contains:
- a CDS encoding sensor histidine kinase, translated to MDNLDEGVLVLREDLVELLNPRALELLALPKGAIPPLSLDRVWPALREVLRQGVEEAILALPSHRRARVRILGGGTRQVVVIQDQAELLRLAESLTQSRRTLDLLRAQAHEFRNTLHVLGGLLELGKVEEALRLIQGELGAEEHLEALLSHVELPLVAALLLGKVRRARELGVELEVEGILPFRFAPLAEVLVAAVGHLLENALEAVSNQPRGKVVVRFWEDKGLWLEVRDNGPGVPSGLSKVLFSPGVSGKGRDRGYGLALTRSQVEAYGGRLGYYREGEWTVFYAHFPEVLWAGA
- a CDS encoding response regulator — protein: MGRCLIVEDDRRVASLHRAFLEAEGIQVVYVAQGFREALEALESLRDLDLVLLDLYLPDGHGLDLLPKLLGIYTIVITAAKDVPTVERALLGGAMDYLVKPFSRGRFQEALVRFRAFVSLNTKREVSQQDLDRILARRRFDKGFDPLTREEVLKVLSASGKPVTAEDVAKALGISRVTAWRYLERLCQEGVLEVRTSYGQPGRPSRIYQLKGSQDNLGSR
- a CDS encoding TAXI family TRAP transporter solute-binding subunit, giving the protein MRWSLLAYLVLGVLSPVLAQKPQVLIGTGGVGGVYFYYGTAVAEILNKAGVVQAQAMQSGGSIENLMLLRDRTDASRGVYYCGTALPDAALMAHQGEERFQGKPAPVRILFTMYPNYFHVVTTEGSGIRVLQDLKGKRVSTEVPGGIIEYEARILMSAAIPGFDPRVHFAKWERTRVAESAQMLSEGNLDAFFWSGGLPTGSIVELAGSLSRKGKRLYLVPLPKESTSVQVLMRRFPGVVDTGVIPKSVYNTRYDTPTLTFWNVFVCPASLPEDVAYGMVKAVFENLSALHAAVAPARDTTLENAVRSRGGRIPYHEGAIRFFREKGVWR
- a CDS encoding LamB/YcsF family protein — its product is MLIDLNADAGESYGTFTYGHDREIFPLVTSVNLACGFHGGSPTRIREAVALAKAHGVAVGAHPGFPDLVGFGRRDMALSPEEVYADVLYQIGALYAFLKTEGLSLHHVKPHGALYLRACRDRETARAIAEAVKAFDPEVPLVVLPGTVYEEEARRAGLRVVLEAFPERAYLKNGQLAPRSLPGSWISDPKEAARRALRMVLEGKVEALDGGEVEVKAETLCIHGDNPNAPEVALAVRRALEEAGVEVKPF
- a CDS encoding MBL fold metallo-hydrolase; its protein translation is MQVIPLWTGFPGKTHRGYLGASSAYVILASRTVLYDTLGFGEREGLYHRLKDLGIPPERVEVVVVSHLHFDHAANVDLFPQAEIILHKLEWTHAKRVARNPLEDPACLYTLLPLLDQMRIREVTVGEEELLPGLRLLHLPGHTPGLLGLEVEGVGILVSDALKSRFDLEGPPAPPCWNPQLALETRGRILQYPRIFPGHDVPLARKGNTFVAETQAELGFFYGGREVKLSL